A part of Aegilops tauschii subsp. strangulata cultivar AL8/78 chromosome 2, Aet v6.0, whole genome shotgun sequence genomic DNA contains:
- the LOC109734235 gene encoding heavy metal-associated isoprenylated plant protein 47, giving the protein MKQKIVIQLSMSCDKSRSKALTLAARAAGVTSMGITGDGRDQLEVVGDGVDPVCLVSCLRKKLGHAQIIKVEEVKKPEEKKKEDPKPPAPMPVPVHPPPYFYPPSSYYPQQYPPHFCDEQPGNCRTM; this is encoded by the exons ATGAAG CAAAAGATTGTCATCCAGTTGAGCATGTCGTGCGACAAGAGCCGGTCCAAAGCACTGACGCTGGCCGCCAGAGCAGCTGGGGTGACATCCATGGGGATAACCGGCGACGGGAGGGACCAGCTGGAGGTGGTCGGCGACGGCGTCGACCCGGTGTGCCTCGTCAGCTGCCTCCGCAAGAAGCTCGGCCACGCTCAAATCATCAAGGTGGAGGAAGTGAAGAagccggaggagaagaagaaggaggaccCGAAGCCGCCGGCGCCCATGCCCGTGCCCGTGCACCCGCCGCCGTACTTCTACCCGCCAAGCTCCTACTACCCCCAGCAGTACCCGCCGCACTTCTGCGACGAACAGCCCGGCAACTGCCGGACCATGTAA